A single Anopheles arabiensis isolate DONGOLA chromosome 2, AaraD3, whole genome shotgun sequence DNA region contains:
- the LOC120893284 gene encoding serine protease 7-like isoform X1: protein MVFPLRLSFLLLVPLAGAFLFPDNPMIGRAMKSDEILAQRYDVHPQQHQEEQIEESSDVHVECTTPTRLRGRCISIYECDSILDYFKQRILTWEEREFLRKSQCTGATSGRQPFVCCPGNGSKPVVAPATTVPAGTVSTTPAGPAATAPSGDAALADQLVGGLLPNPKKNECGVSIGMRIYGGQNADIDEFPWLALLQYENRKGERKYSCGGSLINRRYVLTAAHCVIGEVERKEGKLVSVRLGEYNTKTEIDCVTEEQEEICADPPIDAGIESVIVHPGYQDMAHADDIALLRLAQSIEYTSFVQPVCLPLTDFRASKTGEVNFVTGFGRTLQESRSAVKQKLGIKVYDHARCQEKYATKNSSITTNQLCAGGEYAKDSCHGDSGGPLMKLQKVWYLEGIVSYGNRCGLEDWPGVYTHVPAYMAWVRSNIKE, encoded by the exons ATGGTGTTCCCTTTACGGTTGAGTTTTCTCCTCTTGGTACCACTAGCGGGAGCCTTTCTGTTTCCCGATAATCCGATGATAGGACGCGCGATGAAATCCGACGAGATACTGGCCCAACGTTACGATGTTCacccgcagcagcatcaagAGGAACAGATCGAGGAATCCAGTGATGTTCACGTCG AATGCACGACACCGACGAGGTTACGGGGCCGTTGCATCTCCATCTACGAGTGTGACAGCATACTGGACTACTTCAAGCAGCGCATCCTCACCTGGGAGGAGCGTGAGTTTCTGCGCAAATCGCAATGTACCGGAGCGACCAGCGGACGCCAGCCGTTCGTGTGCTGTCCCGGCAACGGTTCCAAACCGGTCGTAGCACCCGCGACGACTGTTCCTGCTGGGACGGTGTCCACCACACCCGCTGGACCGGCGGCGACTGCACCGAGCGGTGATGCTGCGCTGGCCGATCAGCTCGTCGGTGGTTTGCTGCCCAACCCGAAGAAGAACGAGTGCGGCGTTAGCATCGGCATGCGGATCTACGGTGGCCAGAACGCGGACATCGACGAATTTCCCTGGCTGGCGCTGTTGCAGTACGAAAACCGCAAGGGCGAGCGAAAGTACAGCTGCGGAGGGTCGCTGATCAATCGGCGCTACGTACTGACCGCTGCCCACTGCGTTATCGGGGAGGTTGAGCGCAAGGAGGGCAAACT CGTCTCGGTACGGCTCGGAGAGTACAACACCAAAACCGAAATCGACTGCGTGacggaggagcaggaggaaatCTGTGCCGATCCACCGATCGATGCCGGCATCGAGTCGGTCATCGTACATCCGGGATACCAGGATATGGCACACGCAGACGATATCGCGCTCTTGCGGCTGGCGCAATCGATTGAGTATACGAGCTTCGTGCAACCGGTTTGTCTGCCACTGACCGACTTCCGGGCGTCGAAAACGGGCGAGGTCAACTTTGTGACCGGGTTCGGGCGTACACTGCAAG AGAGCCGAAGCGCGGTTAAGCAAAAGCTGGGCATCAAGGTGTACGATCATGCCCGGTGCCAGGAGAAGTACGCTACGAAGAATTCGTCGATAACGACCAACCAGCTCTGCGCCGGTGGCGAGTACGCGAAGGACTCGTGCCACGGCGATTCCGGTGGTCCGCTGATGAAGCTGCAGAAGGTTTGGTACCTCGAGGGCATCGTCTCGTACGGCAACCGGTGCGGGCTGGAGGACTGGCCGGGGGTGTACACTCACGTGCCCGCGTACATGGCCTGGGTGAGAAGCAACATCAAGGAGTAA
- the LOC120893284 gene encoding serine protease 7-like isoform X2, giving the protein MTSYNRSVAWLTVCVLLALHIGGSHQQQQQCTTPTRLRGRCISIYECDSILDYFKQRILTWEEREFLRKSQCTGATSGRQPFVCCPGNGSKPVVAPATTVPAGTVSTTPAGPAATAPSGDAALADQLVGGLLPNPKKNECGVSIGMRIYGGQNADIDEFPWLALLQYENRKGERKYSCGGSLINRRYVLTAAHCVIGEVERKEGKLVSVRLGEYNTKTEIDCVTEEQEEICADPPIDAGIESVIVHPGYQDMAHADDIALLRLAQSIEYTSFVQPVCLPLTDFRASKTGEVNFVTGFGRTLQESRSAVKQKLGIKVYDHARCQEKYATKNSSITTNQLCAGGEYAKDSCHGDSGGPLMKLQKVWYLEGIVSYGNRCGLEDWPGVYTHVPAYMAWVRSNIKE; this is encoded by the exons ATGACTAGCTACAATCGGTCCGTAGCTTGGCTTACGGTCTGCGTACTGCTTGCCCTACACATCGGCGGTtctcaccagcagcaacagc AATGCACGACACCGACGAGGTTACGGGGCCGTTGCATCTCCATCTACGAGTGTGACAGCATACTGGACTACTTCAAGCAGCGCATCCTCACCTGGGAGGAGCGTGAGTTTCTGCGCAAATCGCAATGTACCGGAGCGACCAGCGGACGCCAGCCGTTCGTGTGCTGTCCCGGCAACGGTTCCAAACCGGTCGTAGCACCCGCGACGACTGTTCCTGCTGGGACGGTGTCCACCACACCCGCTGGACCGGCGGCGACTGCACCGAGCGGTGATGCTGCGCTGGCCGATCAGCTCGTCGGTGGTTTGCTGCCCAACCCGAAGAAGAACGAGTGCGGCGTTAGCATCGGCATGCGGATCTACGGTGGCCAGAACGCGGACATCGACGAATTTCCCTGGCTGGCGCTGTTGCAGTACGAAAACCGCAAGGGCGAGCGAAAGTACAGCTGCGGAGGGTCGCTGATCAATCGGCGCTACGTACTGACCGCTGCCCACTGCGTTATCGGGGAGGTTGAGCGCAAGGAGGGCAAACT CGTCTCGGTACGGCTCGGAGAGTACAACACCAAAACCGAAATCGACTGCGTGacggaggagcaggaggaaatCTGTGCCGATCCACCGATCGATGCCGGCATCGAGTCGGTCATCGTACATCCGGGATACCAGGATATGGCACACGCAGACGATATCGCGCTCTTGCGGCTGGCGCAATCGATTGAGTATACGAGCTTCGTGCAACCGGTTTGTCTGCCACTGACCGACTTCCGGGCGTCGAAAACGGGCGAGGTCAACTTTGTGACCGGGTTCGGGCGTACACTGCAAG AGAGCCGAAGCGCGGTTAAGCAAAAGCTGGGCATCAAGGTGTACGATCATGCCCGGTGCCAGGAGAAGTACGCTACGAAGAATTCGTCGATAACGACCAACCAGCTCTGCGCCGGTGGCGAGTACGCGAAGGACTCGTGCCACGGCGATTCCGGTGGTCCGCTGATGAAGCTGCAGAAGGTTTGGTACCTCGAGGGCATCGTCTCGTACGGCAACCGGTGCGGGCTGGAGGACTGGCCGGGGGTGTACACTCACGTGCCCGCGTACATGGCCTGGGTGAGAAGCAACATCAAGGAGTAA